A single genomic interval of Microbacterium sp. LWO14-1.2 harbors:
- a CDS encoding COX15/CtaA family protein — MPDTTTAPSPRSAVPVAARTDVWGRMLRIFAWLSFIAETIIIGTGGAVRLTGSGLGCSEWPLCTPESLVPIYADQGIHGVIEFGNRLMTGVVGIIALVVVLLVLQRTGGRRSVVSALWFAAGGIVAAAVAFGIATLVAHLAAPGSDTPVFSVATAVLLLAVIVAAVRFTRRAPERRDLLALAWIVLIGVVAQALVGGITVLTGLNPFIVGFHYTSSLLLVCVTAAFLVRLYAVPGPRERAVPAWFAILSHVTGLALAVTIVFGVLTTGSGPHSGDADVLRHGFDATVLAHVHSWPGYVLAVLVLALTVSAWVLKLEPRKWLLVLVIAIAVQVGVGVWQAREGLPPLLVGIHMVLASLSAATYTVVVLHLKKPVAARD; from the coding sequence TCGCGGAGACGATCATCATCGGCACGGGTGGCGCCGTGCGTCTCACCGGGTCGGGACTCGGATGCTCGGAGTGGCCGCTCTGCACCCCCGAATCGCTCGTGCCGATCTATGCCGATCAGGGAATCCACGGAGTCATCGAGTTCGGCAACCGACTGATGACCGGCGTGGTCGGCATCATCGCCCTGGTCGTGGTGCTGCTGGTCCTCCAGCGCACGGGCGGCAGGCGCAGCGTCGTCTCCGCTCTCTGGTTCGCAGCCGGCGGCATCGTCGCCGCGGCCGTCGCCTTCGGGATCGCGACTCTCGTGGCGCACCTCGCCGCGCCCGGGTCCGACACGCCGGTGTTCTCGGTCGCCACCGCCGTGCTGCTCCTCGCCGTGATCGTCGCGGCCGTGCGGTTCACTCGACGCGCGCCGGAACGACGCGACCTCCTCGCTCTCGCCTGGATCGTGCTCATCGGCGTGGTGGCCCAGGCGCTGGTCGGCGGCATCACCGTCCTGACCGGGCTCAACCCGTTCATCGTCGGCTTCCACTACACCTCATCACTGCTGCTCGTGTGCGTGACGGCCGCTTTCCTCGTGCGCCTCTACGCGGTTCCCGGTCCGCGTGAGCGTGCGGTGCCGGCCTGGTTCGCCATCCTCAGCCACGTGACGGGACTCGCGCTCGCGGTGACCATCGTCTTCGGCGTGCTCACCACGGGCTCCGGCCCGCACTCTGGTGACGCCGACGTGCTGCGTCACGGCTTCGACGCGACCGTGCTCGCGCACGTGCACTCCTGGCCCGGCTACGTCCTCGCGGTTCTCGTGCTCGCGCTGACGGTGTCGGCCTGGGTGCTGAAGCTCGAACCGCGGAAGTGGCTTCTCGTGCTCGTGATCGCGATCGCGGTGCAGGTCGGCGTCGGCGTGTGGCAGGCGCGCGAGGGGCTCCCGCCGCTGCTCGTCGGCATCCACATGGTTCTGGCGTCGCTCTCCGCTGCGACGTACACGGTCGTGGTGCTGCACCTCAAGAAGCCGGTCGCCGCGAGGGACTGA
- a CDS encoding heme o synthase, whose product MSDQTVVKKSIGRTVKAYVALTKPRVLELLLVSTVPVMFLAQGGLPNMWLVVATVIGGSMSAGSAAAFNMYLDRDIDAHMHRTENRPLVTGEITPRGALIFSWTLAVLSTVWLWFTTNWLAATLSASAIFFYVVIYTMILKRRTEQNIIWGGIAGCFPVLIGWAAVTGSLDWPAFILFALIFLWTPPHYWPLSMKYKDDYDDVDVPMLGVTRNASQVGLQVILYAWATVACSLLLIPIASMGLVYTVSALVFGGWFIYESHRLYNQAVRGNEARPMRVFHASITYLTLIFVAVAVDPLLPF is encoded by the coding sequence ATGTCTGATCAGACCGTTGTGAAGAAGTCCATCGGTCGCACGGTGAAGGCGTACGTCGCCCTCACCAAGCCGCGCGTCCTCGAACTCCTGCTCGTGTCGACCGTCCCCGTGATGTTCCTCGCCCAGGGCGGACTCCCCAACATGTGGCTGGTCGTCGCGACCGTGATCGGCGGCTCCATGAGCGCCGGCTCCGCCGCCGCGTTCAACATGTATCTCGACCGCGACATCGACGCGCACATGCACCGCACCGAGAACCGCCCGCTCGTGACGGGGGAGATCACCCCGCGCGGCGCGCTGATCTTCTCGTGGACGCTCGCCGTCCTCTCGACGGTCTGGCTGTGGTTCACGACGAACTGGCTCGCGGCGACGCTGTCGGCATCCGCCATCTTCTTCTACGTCGTGATCTACACGATGATCCTCAAGCGCCGCACCGAGCAGAACATCATCTGGGGTGGCATCGCCGGATGCTTCCCCGTGCTCATCGGCTGGGCGGCCGTCACCGGATCCCTCGACTGGCCGGCCTTCATCCTCTTCGCCCTCATCTTCCTCTGGACGCCGCCGCACTACTGGCCGCTGTCGATGAAGTACAAAGACGACTACGACGACGTCGACGTGCCCATGCTCGGCGTGACTCGCAACGCGTCGCAGGTCGGCCTCCAGGTCATCCTTTACGCCTGGGCGACCGTCGCCTGCTCGCTGCTGCTCATCCCGATCGCGAGCATGGGCCTCGTCTACACCGTCTCCGCCCTCGTGTTCGGCGGATGGTTCATCTACGAGTCGCACCGCCTGTACAACCAGGCCGTGCGCGGGAACGAGGCGCGGCCCATGCGGGTCTTCCACGCCTCGATCACCTACTTGACGCTGATCTTCGTCGCGGTCGCGGTCGACCCGCTGCTGCCGTTCTGA